CTTGGCCTCCTGGTACCGGCCGGCCTCGTGGAGAGCCACCCCCAGGTCCGCCTGCAGGATGGGCCGGTTGGGCTCTGCCGCCACCACGGCGGCAAGACCCTCTGCCGCGGCCTGGGCGTTGCCGGCCGCCAGCTGCGCCAGGGCCAGGCCATACCGGGCCAGGGCTTCGGCCTGCGGCTCGCCCGCCGCCGCCAGTTCCTTGGTGAAGTGAGGGATAAGGCTCGCCGGATCCCGGCTGGCCACCCGGATCCGCTGCTTGAAGCGCAGGAAATCGAAGGGATCGCTCTTGGGGTAGGTGCGGCCGCTGCTGATGGCGAGCAGATCCTGGACGTAGCCCATCCGGGCCTCCGGATCCGGATGGGTGAGAAGATAGGGCGGCAGCTTGCCGGTGCTCATCATCTGGTAGCGCCGCAGGCGCCGCAGGGTGTCCAGCTGGCCGTGAGGATCCCGGTCGATCTCCTGCAGCCAGTGGAAGGCCAGCCGGTCGGCCTCCTCTTCGTCCTGGCGGCTGAACTTGAGGTTGAGGGAGGAGCCGGTGGCCAGGGCGCCGGTGATCACCGCCTGGGCCAGGTCGCCGCTGCCCAGGAGCGCCCCGGCCAGGACCGCCGCCATGGTGCCGATCCCCACCTTGGTGCCCTTCTCCATCCGCTCGGCGATGTGACGGCTCACCACATGGCCGATCTCGTGGGCCAGCACCCCGTAGAGCTCATCCTCGCTGTCCATGGTCTCGATGAGACCCGAATGGATGAAGATGAGACCAGAGGGCGCGGCGAAGGCGTTCAGCTCCTTGTCCCTGACCACAAAGAAGTGGTAGTCGAAGTACTGCACCCCGGCCTGACCGAGGACCTGCCGGCCGATGCGGGTGACATAGGCGGTGAGGTCCGGATCGTCAAGGAGGGCAAGCTCCTGGCGCACCATGGCCAGGAGCTGCTCTCCCACCTCCCTTTCCTCGGCCACCGAGAAGGCCCAGGCCCGGGAGGCCGGCATGGGCGCCGCCGCCAGCAGCGCTGCAGCCAACAGAATCCACGATGCGAGGGACCGGGGCCGGCGAGCGGCGGGCGTGGGGATCGTCATGGGGGCACCCTCCATGGGGATGCAAGGTCGGTTGGGCCGCCGTCTTGCCAAGGCGACCAAAACAAGGAAAGATAGCGGCCATGCTCCAGGAGCTCAAGATCGAAAATCTGGCCCTGATCGAACGGCTGGAGATCGCCTTCGGCCCCGGCCTGGCCGTCTTCACCGGCGAGACCGGCGCCGGCAAGTCCATCGTGCTGGCCGCCGTCCATCTGCTCTCCGGCGGCAAGGCCCCGCCCACCTGGATCCGCACCGGAGCCAGCCAGGCCACCGTGGAGGCCCTGTTCGACGACGTCGCCGCCAACCAGGCCCTGGCCGAGCTTCTGGCCAGCCAGGACCTGGAGGCCGGCGGCGTGGTGGTGGTCCGCCGGGTTATCGGCGAGGGTGGCCGCAGCCGCTTCTATGTCAACGGCCACCTGGTGCCGGCCCGGCTGGCCGGCGAGGTCCTGGCCGAGCTGGTGAGCCTGGCCGGCCAGCACGAGCAGCAGCGGCTCCTGGACCCCGGCCGCCATCTGGACCTCCTGGATACGGCGGCCGACCTCGGTCCGACCCGGCGGGCCTTTGCCGCCGACTTCGACCGCTGGCGGGCGCTGGCCGCCGAGGTGACCCAGCTGCGCCAGGCTTTGGGCCAGCGGGATCAACGCCGGGATTTCCTGGCCTTCCAGATCGCCGAGATCGAGGCCGCCAGGCTGACCCCGGACGAGGAGGAGCGCCTCCTTGCCCGGCGGCAGGTCTTGAAGTCCGCCGACACCCTCACCCGTCTGGGCCGGGAGGCCCACGAGCTGCTGCGGGAGGGGGTGTGGGACCAGCTGTCCTCCGTCCGCCAGCGGCTGGAGCAGATGGCCCAGCTGGACCCGGCCACCGCCTCCATCCTGGCCGAGGTGGCCGCCGCCTTCTATACCCTGGGGGATCAGGCCGGCCGTCTGGAGGCCTATCTGGAGACCGTCCAGGCCGACCCGGCGGAGCTGGAGGCCACCAGCAGCCGGCTCGACCTCCTGGCCCGCCTGAAGCGCAAATACGGCGCCAGCGTGGCCGCTATTCTGGACCTCCATCAGGCGTTGACCCAGGAGCTGGCCGCCCTGGAGTCGGTGGACGACCGGCTGGGGCAGCTGGGCGCCGAGGAGGCCCGACTGGCGGCGGCGCTGCGGGCGGCAGCGGCTGGCCTGTCTGCCGCCCGCCATGCCGCCGCCGAGCGGATCGCCCGGGCGGTGCAGGCGGAGCTGCAGGCCCTGGGGCTGGGCCAGGCCTGCTTTGCGGTCCGCTTCCGGGACCAGCCGGAAACAGCAGCGGCCCTGACCCGGGACGGCTGGGATCGGCCGGAGCTGCTGTTCTCCGCCAACCCGGGCGAGCCCGCCAAGCCCTTGGCCGCCATCGCCTCGGGAGGCGAGCTGTCCCGGCTGCTGCTCGCCATCAAGAGCATCCTCGCCCAGAAGGACCAGGTGGGATGCGTGATCTTCGACGAGGTGGATGCCGGCATCGGCGGCCAGGCCGCGGATGCGGTGGCCCGGAAGATCCGGGACCTGGCCCGCCACCATCAGGTGCTGTGCATCACCCACCTGCCCCAGATCGCCTCCTGTGCCGACACCCATTTTCTGGTGGACAAGCAGGTCCGGGATGGCCGCACCCACACCCGGGTGCTCCAGCTCGACCGGCCGGCCCGGGTGGGCGAGCTGGCCCGGATGCTGGACGGCACCAGCGGCCGGCCGGAAACCGTGGCCTTCGCCGAGGCCCTCCTGACCGCCAGCCAGAAGGGGGCATAGAGCCATGCCCGCGGCCTGCCACCTCGTCGCCCTTTTTTCCGGTGGCCTGGACAGCATTCTGGCCTGCCGCCTCCTCCAGGAGCAAGGGGCGATCGTCCAGGCGGTGCGCTTCGCCACCCCGTTCTTCGGCGACGACCTCCTGGCCGACCCGGAGGGCTACGCGGCCCAGGTCCGGCGCCAGTTCGGCATCGAGGTCCTGGTGCGGGACGTCACGGCGCCCTATCTTGAGATGCTGGCCCGTCCTGCCCATGGCTACGGCCGCCACTTCAACCCCTGCCTGGACTGCAAGATCCTGCTCGTCACCCAGGCCCGGCACCTCATGGAGGAGCTGGGGGCGGACGGCATCATCACCGGCGAGGTGATCGGCCAACGGCCCATGTCCCAGCGCCGGGACACCTTGCGGGTCGTGGAGCGGGATTCCGGCTGCACCGGCCTGCTCCTGCGGCCCCTGTGCGCCAAGCATCTGCCGCCCACCACCCTGGAGGAGCGGGGCCTGGTGGACCGGCAGCGGCTCCTGGACCTGGCCGGCCGCGGCCGCAGCGGCCAGATCCGGCTGGCGGCCCGTTTCGGCATCGAAGGCTACCCGTCGCCGGCCGGCGGCTGCCTCCTCACCGACCCCAACCTGGCGGCCCGCATCCGGGCTCTCTACGCCGAGACCGGCGTGCCGGCGGCCGCCGACCTGCGCCTGGCCCTGGTGGGCCGCCAGCTCCGGCTGCCGGGCGGCGGCTGGCTGGCCCTGGGCCGCAACCAGGAGGAGAACGAGCGGCTGGCCGCCCTGGCCGAGCCGTCCGACCTGGTCCTGACCACCCCGGACTGGCCAGGACCAACGGCGATCCTGCGCCGGGGCGATACGGAGGACCTGGCCCGGGCCGCCGGCATCCTGGTCCGCTTCAGCCGCAAGCGGGGTCGACCGGACGGCCCGCTGCCGGTGGCGATAACCGGCGCCAGCGCCCGCCACCTCACCGCCTCACCCCTGCCGAACGAGGTTTTCCAGGATTGGCAGCGGTAGATGGCCGGCGGCTGGCGCCTCGACCCGTCTACCCCTGCCCCTGCCCCGGATCGGCGCCGGGCTCACCGGGGCCGTACTTCCTGAGCTTGGCGTGGAGCGTCCGGCGGGTGATGTGCAGCCGGCGGGCGGTCTCGCTCTTGTTGCCGCCGCTCTCTGCCAGGGTGCGGAGGATGACCTGCCGCTCGGCCTCTTCCAGGGAGGTGGGGGGAGAGGAGGTGGCGGCCGCCGGCAGCGGCGCCGCGGTCCCGGCCTTGCGCACCGCCAACGGCAGGCTGTCCACATCGAGGACCTCGCCCCGCAAGAGGATCACCGCCCGCTCCATGGCGTTCTCCAGCTCCCGGATATTGCCCGGCCACCCGTAGCGCACCAGGCAGTCCATGGCCCCGGGGTCGATCCCCCGCACCTTGCGGCGGTTGCGGGCCGCAAAGCGCGCCACGAAATGCTCGGCCAGGGGCGGGATGTCGTCGGGTCGCGCCCGCAAGGGCGGCACGGGAATGGTCACCACATTCAGCCGGTAATAGAGATCCTCCCGGAATCGCCCCTGCCGCACCTCCTCTTCCAGGACCCGGTTGGTGGCCGCCACCACCCGGACGTCGACCCGGATGGTCTCCTGGCCGCCCACCCGCTGCACCTCGTGCTCCTGCAGGGCCCGCAGGAGCTTGGCCTGCATGAACGGGCTCGTCTCCCCCACCTCGTCCAGAAACAGGGTGCCGCCATGGGCCTGAACGAACTTGCCCTCCCGCCGGCGGTCGGCACCGGTGAACGCCCCCTTCTCGTGGCCAAAGAGCTCGGATTCGAGCAGGGTCTCGGCCAGGGCCGCGCAGTTGACCGTAACCAGCGGGCCATCCTTGCGCAGGCTGTGGCGATGGAGGGCATGGGCCACCAGCTCCTTGCCGGTGCCGCTCTCGCCGGTCACCAGCACCGTCGCCTCGCTGGGCGCCACCACCGCCAAGAGCTCGGCCAGCTCGTGCATGGCCGCCGAGGCGCCCACCAGGCCGAAATCCGCCGGACCCCTGCCCGGTCCGGCCAAAGCCGCGCCCGAGGGCGCCGGTCCGCCGGTCTCCTCCAGGGTGGCGCGCAGGCGGCCGAAATCCAGGGGTTTGGTCAGGTAGTCGTGGGCGCCGATCTTCATGGCCTCCACCGCGGCATCCACCGACGAATAGGCGGTCATGAGGATCACCGGCAGGGTGGGATGGTGGCGATGCATCTGGCGGAGTGCGCTCATGCCGTCCAGGCGGGCCATGCGCACGTCCATGAGCACCACCGCAAAGCTGCGGCCGGCCAGGGCGGCGACGGCCGTGTCGCCGTCGTCGGCCTCCGCCACCTGCCAGCCCCAGTCGGACAGCAGGGTGCGCAGCATGATCCGGTGCGCCCGGTCGTCGTCCACCACCAGGACCGAGCGGGGTGTGGAATGGCGGGCGGGCATGATGATTCCCTCGGCACAAGAGACAGGTGATCGACGGGCCGCGGAGCCCCTCGCCGGCGCGTGAAATGGCGGTTGCGGGCTGCCGGGCCTTTATGATAAACCACGGGGCGGATGTGTGCCGCCCCCAACCAACGCCTCTCTGCGAGGGATCCTCATGCGCCTGTCCCACTGCTGCCTTGGCCTTGCCCTGTTCTGTCTGCTCGGCCTTGCCGGGATCCCCTCCGGCCTGGCCGCCACCGAGGCCGAGCCGGAGGCCGGCGCTGATCTGGACGAGGAGACCACCGCGGTCGAGGCTGACCCCCTGGCGGGCTGGAACCGGGCCATGTACACCTTCAACGACCGCCTGTACTTCTGGGTCCTCAAGCCCGTGGCCCAGGGCTACGGCGCTGTGCTGCCGGAAGGCATCCGGGTGAGCATCCGGGACTTCTTCCGCCATCTGGCCACGCCCATCCGCTTCCTCAACTGCTGTCTGCAGGGCAAGGTGAACGAGGCGGGCCGCGAGGTGGGCCGTCTTATGCTCAACACCACCTTCGGCCTCGCCGGCTTCATCGACTTTGCCGGCCGCTATGAAGACCTGCCGGCCAGCGACGAGGACTTCGGTCAGACCCTGGGGGCCTGGGGGGTCGGGGAGGGCGTCTTCATCACCTGGCCGGTCCTGGGCCCTTGCACCCTGCGGGACACTTTCGGCCTGGCCGGGGACGCCCTTGCCTACCCGCCGACCTACGTGTCCCCAGCCCTGGCCTCGGTTGGCATCCGCACCGGCGAGAAGGTCAACGACACCTCCCTCACCATCGGCGACTACGAGGCGTTGAAAGACGCCGCCCTGGAGCCGTACACCGCTGTCCGTGACGCTTACCTCCAGCACCGCCGGGACCGGGTGGCCCAGTGAGGGAGTCCTCCCGCACCAGGCCGACCGCCCGCTCCTTCCCATGCCTTTGCCCCCTGGGCTTGCCATCGGTCCGGTCCGCCTGGCATCGCCCCTGATGCTGGCGCCGCTCGCCGGCTACAGCGACCTGCCTTTCCGCCGCCTGTGCCGCGAGCACGGCGCCGGCCTCGTGGTCTCGGAGATGATCTCCTGCCACGGCCTGGTGCGGGGCCAGCGCAACACCATGCGCCTCCTGGCCACCCACCCGGATGAGCGGCCGGTAGCCTTCCAGCTCTTCGGCAGCGACCCGGCGGTCATGGGTGCCGCGGCGGCTGTCCTGAGCGACCAGCCCATCGATCTCATTGACATCAACATGGGCTGCCCGGTGCGCAAGGTGGTGCGCAAGGGCGCCGGTGCGGCCCTGCTCAAGGATCCGGCCCTGGCGGCCCGCATCGTCACCGCGGTGAGGGTCCAGGCCCGGTGGCCGGTGACGGTGAAGATCCGCACCGGCTGGCAGAAGGGGGACGAGGTGGTGGCCCTGGCCCGCCGCCTGGCGGATGCCGGCGCCCAGGCAGTGACCGTGCATGGCCGCACCTGGGCCCAGGGCTTCGGCGGCCAGGCGGACTGGCAGGCCATCGCCCGGGTGAAGGCCGCGCTGGCCGTGCCGGTGATCGGCAACGGCGACGTGCGCACCCCGGAAGACGCCCGCCGTATGCTCGAAGAGACCGGCTGCGACGGGGTGATGATCGGCCGCGCCGCCCTGGGCAACCCGTGGCTGTTCGGCTGGCAGCCGCTGCCCGCCGGTCTCGGTCTGCGGCTGGCGGTGCTGGCCCGGCATCTGGATCTCATGGCCATCCACGGGGAGGGTAGCGGCGTCCTGCACCAGGCCCGCAGCCACGCCGGCCGCTATCTGACCGGCCTCAGGGACGCCAGCCGGCTGCGCCAGGAAATCCAGGCGGCCCCCAGCCTGGAGAGCCTCCGCCAGCTCCTCGACCGCTGGCTTGACCTGCCGGAAGACTCTTGGGCCTTTCCAAGGGCCGGCCGGTCAGGGTAACGTGTGACGATTGCACAGAAGACGCCGACCATGTGAAGGCATACCTGCGGCCTGCGCTCAGTCCGGAGCTTCATGACCAAGCCCGACGACATCTCGGCCACCGAGAAGCTCCTGGAGCTCATCCGCAGCTCCCAGCGCCCGCCCCCCCCATCCCGGACGGGAGACGAGACCCGGGAGCCGCTGCCGGTCCCCGAGGATCTGGCAGCGTTGCCGCTGGCCGAGCCGCACCCGCCGCCAGGGACGGCTGGGCTCGTGCTGGAAGGGGTGGAGCCTACCCCGGCGCCCTTGCCGGAGCCCGCACCCGCCGCCGAGGCGGATCCGGCCGGCCGCCTTGCCCCGGCCGCCCCCCGGCCGCGGCGTGCCGCTCCGGCCACTGGCCGCCGGCGCTTCACCCTGCCCTTGCTGCCGGGGCTTGCGGCCGGTGGCGGCCTGGCCGTCGGCATCGAGATCGGCGCCGACGCCCTCTGCCTGGTCAAGGCCAGCGGCGGTCTCGCGCACCCCTGTTTGCTGGACTCCCAGTACCTGCCCTACGCCGGCCGCTGCCAGGTGCCGTCTCCGGTGGAAGCCCGCACCCTCACGGGGGATGACCGCTTCGGCCGCTTCCTGGCGGAGGCCCTGGCCGGTTTCGTGGGCCGGCGGGAGCGGGCCCGGCTGTGGTGCGTCCTGCCCCGGCAGGCGGTGACGATCCACCACCTCACCGTGCCACGGGTGGCGAAAAGAGAGCTGGCCAATGTCGTCTTCTGGGCAGCCAAGAAGGAGCTGACCCTGGACGAAGGGGCCACTGTCCTGGACTACACGCTCCTGGGCGAGGTAACCGTGGCCGAGGTGCCCAAGCTGGCGGTCCTGGTGCTTCTGGCCAACCGGCAGGAGGTTGCCGCCTGGCAGGGCCTGTTCCGCGGCCTGGGCTTTCCACTGACCGGCCTGGCCTCCTCGGCGGTGGCCTTGCAGAACCTCCTGGAGAGCCGCTGGCTGGGCGGCGACGGCGACGCGTATTCCCTCCTGCACCTGGACGAGCAGGAGTCCTTCATCGATGTCTACCTGGACCGCCAGCTCCTCTTCAGCCGGGATATCAAGACCGGCATCGGCAGCCTCCTGGAATCCATGGTCGGCCTCAAGACCGCGGGCGGCGCCATCCCGGACGAGGATGCGGCCCGGCGCCTGCTGCTCGGCTCCCGGGACGCCGGCCCTGGCCTCGACATCATCGACCTGCGCCTGCCGGCCACCGACCGTCTGGTGCGGCAGCTGGAAAGGACCTTCGATTACTGCGCCACCCATTTCGCCTGCCCGCGGCCCAGCCACCTCTTTCTCACGGGCAGCCTCGCCGGCAGCGCCAGCTTTGCCAGGTTGTTTGCCAGCGAGCTGGGGCTCGCCTGCAGCGCCCTGGATCCCTTTGCCGTGGATCGACCGCTCCTGGGCACCGCGCTGCCACCGCCGCAGCCGGCCCAGCGTGCCGCTCTGGGTCCGGCCTTCGGCCTGGCTCTGTCCGATGGCCGGCGCACCCCAAACTGCCTGCAGCCCCAGAAGGAGCGGGAGGCCATCCAGCGCAGCCAGCGGCTGAGCCAGGTCGCCAGCGCCGGCTTTCTGGCCCTGCTGGCGGCCAGCACCGTGCTTTTTGCCTGGCAGCGCGGGCAGGTGCGAAGCAAA
This portion of the Thermodesulfobacteriota bacterium genome encodes:
- the dusB gene encoding tRNA dihydrouridine synthase DusB, whose translation is MPLPPGLAIGPVRLASPLMLAPLAGYSDLPFRRLCREHGAGLVVSEMISCHGLVRGQRNTMRLLATHPDERPVAFQLFGSDPAVMGAAAAVLSDQPIDLIDINMGCPVRKVVRKGAGAALLKDPALAARIVTAVRVQARWPVTVKIRTGWQKGDEVVALARRLADAGAQAVTVHGRTWAQGFGGQADWQAIARVKAALAVPVIGNGDVRTPEDARRMLEETGCDGVMIGRAALGNPWLFGWQPLPAGLGLRLAVLARHLDLMAIHGEGSGVLHQARSHAGRYLTGLRDASRLRQEIQAAPSLESLRQLLDRWLDLPEDSWAFPRAGRSG
- a CDS encoding M48 family metalloprotease translates to MTIPTPAARRPRSLASWILLAAALLAAAPMPASRAWAFSVAEEREVGEQLLAMVRQELALLDDPDLTAYVTRIGRQVLGQAGVQYFDYHFFVVRDKELNAFAAPSGLIFIHSGLIETMDSEDELYGVLAHEIGHVVSRHIAERMEKGTKVGIGTMAAVLAGALLGSGDLAQAVITGALATGSSLNLKFSRQDEEEADRLAFHWLQEIDRDPHGQLDTLRRLRRYQMMSTGKLPPYLLTHPDPEARMGYVQDLLAISSGRTYPKSDPFDFLRFKQRIRVASRDPASLIPHFTKELAAAGEPQAEALARYGLALAQLAAGNAQAAAEGLAAVVAAEPNRPILQADLGVALHEAGRYQEAKEVLTQARDRDPELGYATFHLARALGQLGERPRAIALLEGLIPILPDYSRLYFDLGGLHSAEGHTGVAYYYLGMHSWLTGDPERAVDFYKRALTELDSTDPLYEESKARWKRIQELEMDKQRRRQGGG
- the recN gene encoding DNA repair protein RecN, which produces MLQELKIENLALIERLEIAFGPGLAVFTGETGAGKSIVLAAVHLLSGGKAPPTWIRTGASQATVEALFDDVAANQALAELLASQDLEAGGVVVVRRVIGEGGRSRFYVNGHLVPARLAGEVLAELVSLAGQHEQQRLLDPGRHLDLLDTAADLGPTRRAFAADFDRWRALAAEVTQLRQALGQRDQRRDFLAFQIAEIEAARLTPDEEERLLARRQVLKSADTLTRLGREAHELLREGVWDQLSSVRQRLEQMAQLDPATASILAEVAAAFYTLGDQAGRLEAYLETVQADPAELEATSSRLDLLARLKRKYGASVAAILDLHQALTQELAALESVDDRLGQLGAEEARLAAALRAAAAGLSAARHAAAERIARAVQAELQALGLGQACFAVRFRDQPETAAALTRDGWDRPELLFSANPGEPAKPLAAIASGGELSRLLLAIKSILAQKDQVGCVIFDEVDAGIGGQAADAVARKIRDLARHHQVLCITHLPQIASCADTHFLVDKQVRDGRTHTRVLQLDRPARVGELARMLDGTSGRPETVAFAEALLTASQKGA
- a CDS encoding thiamine biosynthesis protein; translated protein: MPAACHLVALFSGGLDSILACRLLQEQGAIVQAVRFATPFFGDDLLADPEGYAAQVRRQFGIEVLVRDVTAPYLEMLARPAHGYGRHFNPCLDCKILLVTQARHLMEELGADGIITGEVIGQRPMSQRRDTLRVVERDSGCTGLLLRPLCAKHLPPTTLEERGLVDRQRLLDLAGRGRSGQIRLAARFGIEGYPSPAGGCLLTDPNLAARIRALYAETGVPAAADLRLALVGRQLRLPGGGWLALGRNQEENERLAALAEPSDLVLTTPDWPGPTAILRRGDTEDLARAAGILVRFSRKRGRPDGPLPVAITGASARHLTASPLPNEVFQDWQR
- a CDS encoding sigma-54 dependent transcriptional regulator — translated: MPARHSTPRSVLVVDDDRAHRIMLRTLLSDWGWQVAEADDGDTAVAALAGRSFAVVLMDVRMARLDGMSALRQMHRHHPTLPVILMTAYSSVDAAVEAMKIGAHDYLTKPLDFGRLRATLEETGGPAPSGAALAGPGRGPADFGLVGASAAMHELAELLAVVAPSEATVLVTGESGTGKELVAHALHRHSLRKDGPLVTVNCAALAETLLESELFGHEKGAFTGADRRREGKFVQAHGGTLFLDEVGETSPFMQAKLLRALQEHEVQRVGGQETIRVDVRVVAATNRVLEEEVRQGRFREDLYYRLNVVTIPVPPLRARPDDIPPLAEHFVARFAARNRRKVRGIDPGAMDCLVRYGWPGNIRELENAMERAVILLRGEVLDVDSLPLAVRKAGTAAPLPAAATSSPPTSLEEAERQVILRTLAESGGNKSETARRLHITRRTLHAKLRKYGPGEPGADPGQGQG
- a CDS encoding VacJ family lipoprotein: MRLSHCCLGLALFCLLGLAGIPSGLAATEAEPEAGADLDEETTAVEADPLAGWNRAMYTFNDRLYFWVLKPVAQGYGAVLPEGIRVSIRDFFRHLATPIRFLNCCLQGKVNEAGREVGRLMLNTTFGLAGFIDFAGRYEDLPASDEDFGQTLGAWGVGEGVFITWPVLGPCTLRDTFGLAGDALAYPPTYVSPALASVGIRTGEKVNDTSLTIGDYEALKDAALEPYTAVRDAYLQHRRDRVAQ